The DNA window agAAGTATATATGTCTAGAGGAATGCAAAATTGTCTGTATATTGAGCTCTTCCTTTCTTAGACACTTTATAGCATAACTGTAGCCAGGCAGAACTTTAGTACAGGCAGCCAAGGCAGAGTTATTTGCTGTAATTATAGGAGACTTTAATGGAGAGCTCATTGCTGACACAACACAGTTGATAACTAACTAAGCTACTCATGAAATAGTTTAGGTAGTGGAACAAAAACGTAATAAGGACAAGCCATTTACAAAATGCGAGAACGTAATATTCAGTCTAAGGAGAGCAACTGGTAAGACATGCAGAAATAATTCAGAtgcttcagtttttcaaaattatCACAATGAAAGAAACATTAGAACACTTCACTAGAGGGTCTACTCAGAAAAGACAGATGTTGTGGCAGCTTGGCCCAGAAGGAGAAGTGAGGAATAACCTACAGAAATAGTCCTTCCTCTCCCAGGAGTCACCACAGCTGGTAAAAGAGAACTGAGTTAATTTACTGTGTGGAAAATGTAGTGTGCAATATTGTCTGTTATgtaactgcaaaaataaatcccttttaaGACCAGTTCTACAAGGAAAGGATTTATTTATGCCTGACCCATGAAAGGAAATTGCTTTCTTCAAAGTGTGAATTGTTACGGGTTGTATAAAAATACCAAATTGAAAACAATGTGAAACTGAATTCcgttctttcttctcttccaccATTCTAATATGCAGCAGTCATTGGGCCACCTGATGTAAAAGTGAAGTCAGAGTCTGGGTCCCTGCATGTGGATTTCATAGGCCCTTTTGTTGAACATGAACATGACAGGTGGCCTCTAAAGCAATACTACGGCTCATGGAATTACAGAATACTGTACTGGAAGAAAGGCAGCAATACAGAGGTAACTTCTGCTTCCTGGGTATTGGGACTCCATGACTTTGATAAATGCGTTTCTTGGTAAAATACCATACTGATGAAGTTCTGAAAGCTAATGGTACTGAAGTAAAAATGTATCTCTACTAATTACGGTGTAATAAAGTCTGGTCACTAGAACTGCTACTCAGAGCAAATGGCAGATAGCTGTGTAGTTAAACAGTAGCATGGATATAATTTGCTCTTTCCATAATTAGAAATAACTGCTACATTATGAGAGTTTATTCCCTCAGTTTAGTGATGTGTTTATTTGCGACGCAGTCTTCCTCGCCAAATCTCTGTATTTCACACTTACAAGCGAGGGTAAACTTCGAAGCTGTAACATCAGCAGTATCTGTCATCATGGTGATAAGCTGACTTAGTTTCAAATCATACGTCATTAAAATACTTGTGCTCTTCGTGGGACTTTGGGCTTTGACTGTCACCATGGATGAGGCCTTATATTAACTGTGGTCATCTTCACTTTTTCAATTTGTATCAGCTGtaatttgctttcttcctctcatGGACAGCCTCTTCCACAGACAGATGTGTTACTTGGCTGAAAAGACTCCTcaataaaaaaatgcatggaTAAAGATcataaataatatattaattataGGGTCATGAGTTCTATTACAGGGTAAAAGGAAGCCCTTCACTGGAAGATACCAGCCACAGTATAATTAGTGCTTCGTACATAGTACAGTTTTCATATAATAGGACTCCATTACATAATTCTGATTTGTATTTGTTACACCGCAAAATTCTTTGGCATTCAATTCCAGAAAATGAGGGATCATCATTTCCCCAAAACCAGACTGGTTTTCAATTCCCAAACTACAAGAAATGAAGGTGTTTATGCATACGGGATGCAAACTTAGGCAGATTACCAGAGAAAGCAGGAACTTCAGCTACAAGTGATAAAAGCACACTTCAGAGCAGAAGTCTGGGAAATTTCATAGGGATCAAAGAAGCAAAAGACATAGGCTATATAACTTCATAGGTTGTTTTTTGAAGTGGACGCTTGCTCAAAATGTTGAAACCTAGCTATATAGTCTCCTCACCCCCGAGAAAGAGTCTGTTACTACGTAATGGGGCATGTTGTAGGGATTCCTATGTTCTGCAGAGACCGTACAGTTACAGGGACATAACCAATCATGCCTCTAAACAGCAAGTTGCATCTGCTGTCAGTCACCTAGTAGCTTCCACAAgcctttttctttgtcttttttgttttgttttgatttggttttgtctAGATCATCCATCCTACTTGCTCTCTCTCAAATTGAATTATGTTTGCCTGTGAGAGCACTCTTAGTTGATCTCATGTGGTTAAGCAATTGTTTCTCTTTGCAAGCAGATCTCATTTATCACATCTCTGTAAGCCTCTTTAGCCTAAAACTTCATTAATGTTGCTAGAAGCAGCCAGAAAGTCAGTGGTGTGAATGGTCTCACACTCTAACCATAGCTGAAATCAATGTAGAGTTATCAGTTATGTGATGCAGGCAGGGCATTTCATTCTGCCTTTAAAAGCCTTTTACACATTGCAGCTGTAACTGCTAGGATTTATCCtactaaatgtaattttaattacttAGCTGGTCCATTCACTGGACTtgtgcttttcaaatattttgtattcTTCTCTGTTATTAGGTAACTCACATAGATACTAAACATAACTCTGAAATATTATCTCAGTTGGAGCCATGGACAATATATTGTATTCAAGTGCAAGCAGTTATCCCTGAGTGGAACAAAACAGGGGAACTGAGCAGAGAGCTTTGTGAGCAGACAACCCACAACGGTAATACGTGGTGCATCACAATGGGACACGCGCTGTTGGGAACTGGGAAATGCGCAAAGCCATTCAAAATGAAAGTCGGTGTAATGTGTAAACCTTCCAAAAAGTTGATGTGTTTGTTACTTCAGCATTGTTTGGTGGTTAATACCTGTGTGCTTTTGGAGCAGAGGAGTTGGAAACAAAGTGAAAACTACAAGCAATATGGCACCAAGGGCATGATGCTTTACTTTGCTGTAGAGGCCTCTGCGTTCCTCGTACTCTGCAAATCAGAGTTAAATGGAGCATAGGCTCTTCACTGATCATACTGTGTGAATTTCTTCTACCATCACCTGTATTCATTATTCTATGAAAGCCTTTGTTCCGTACATTTGTAACCGCTTCATCTGTGGTGATATTGCCAGTGTCTGTCATGAGGCTAGGCCATGATCCTCTTTCTCTGTGAATCACAGCAGTTATTAATCAAcaatataaacaaatattttgtttagatactttccttctcattttgaAGGCATTTAAGTACCAAAAGCGCTTTCCTTTCCAGCCATGACACCTTAGCTTCTGTCTGTGGAGTCCAGCAATAACCACCATGACACTGTTGTCTTAGCAGGGAGTTTCACGTCCCTAATTAAGAGAAAGGACGGGGTCCTAGATACTGTCTTTTTCACATGCATAATGTGTATTTCAGCTAACTTACACCCTCAGATAACGCGAAAAATCAGAGGCACAGACACAAGTTAATGAGGAAGCCATCCGGCAGAAGCCTGGGGAAGCTACTGAGCTAACCTGTTTCTCCTGTGTTTTTCCTCATAAAAtgtttcctcatttatttttcccACATGTATATTATCTGCATGCACTGCAGTTGAATTGCAggtgggttttggtggtggtgttgcttGTTAGTTCGTGGCTAGAACAATGCCTAGCAAGCATAGGTTGGTTTAAAACATTTATACAGTGACGTATGGATATCTCCTCATTCCCATTGCCTGTTACGAAATCCCCGTGCATGACAAAATTTTTGTAAAGGCTCAGTAGTTTAGAATTTTACAGACTTTTGTGCCCTGCAGTCTTTACTTTGCTGCcatttttacagatttctttaAGAGAAAAGTGGAAGCCTATACTCTGGTAGTGTTATGTGTCAATTCCTACACTCGTGAAACACCAAAGAATGTACAATAGCTTTGGTATCACCTTGTGGATGGTTCTgttcatcttttttcctttaatcatTTGGCTAGTATTGCATGTAGAGTCACCAGTATGTGTAATTGTAAATGTCTAAATATAATGGCTTGTAAGCTTACTTTATTGACAACTTCCTCAGCCTATTCAAACTAAAAATTTAAGGGCTAAGAGGTCTTTTGCATCTGGAAACAAAGACTTATGTTTGCAGTTACAATTTTATAATAAtttggttggtgggtttttttattccatAGAGAAAGTGATCATTTGAAAAGAATATATTCAGAAATTAATAGTCacagttttgattattttttttcttgtctcttgcaGGTGTAACTCCTGTGTGGATAATTGTGGCCGTTCTTATAGGATCAATGTTGGTCGTTGTAATATCTGTTCctgtctgtttcttttcctttttgtatctCTATCGACTCGCCAAACatgttttctgcccttcatataTTTTCCCCCAACACTTGAAAGAGGTTTGTTTTCTACCTAACACAAAATCAGCTTTTTCAGCAGAACCACCTGCTTTTCAAAGGCTCTCTGTGCCAAAACCTTTGGAGCTTCTTTTATTTCGCCTTCATTCATTTGGACCTGATGGTTAGCCATCTGTAAAGTGTGGACTATTCTGAGGGCATTTTAGACTGTAAGGAGCAATGCTGGTTACTTGTTGTTATATAGTTGTTATGTATGGTAAAATTCGCTCTTCTGCCAAACATAAAAATCCATTCATATAAGTGTAAATGAAAAAGTCATGAACTTTGGAAAAAGCTGACAAAGGAAGGTACTTTTCAGCATGAGAAATGTAGTGGaagtttaatatttaatatttaatttaatatttaatttctggCACTATAAGGTCATAAATTCTGCATGAATGTTACCTCAGGTTTTTTCACCAAGTTCTGTGGCGCTGCACAGACATAAGTAAGCAGCAGTGAAATTAGACTTCCTTTTGAAGTATATGGATGTATAATAAATTCTAATATACTGTCATTTTGAACTGTTCTGCACAGAATggtcaaaaatatataaaagctgAACAGTTTAACAACTTGGCATAGACTTTTATTCCTAGAGCAACCGCATAATTTGTAATAGGAAGCTTTATATGGCTTAGAAAccagatgttttctttcattttaaagtgaGAGAATAACAGGTGTTAACCTTCAGTTCCTCTTTTTAAATAGCAAACAACTGAGGTATCTGTCTCCCCTATCTCATTTTAGACTTAAAATTGCACATTTGTTCTCCTGAAACAAAGCTCTTTCACAAATATAACAATGAATTTTAACTTAAGTAATGAATGTAGTGAAGTCTGAAAATTCAAGATAAAATGAGAGCAATGTTAGCCATTACTGTAGGGGAATGTCACTGACCTTCTTACCCATATAGCAGCATAAAAAGGCTGTATCGGAATCTCCTCCAAGAATCAAGGTTATAGAGTGTTACATATGCCAAAGTTAGCAACCTATACTCTTCTGAGTTTCCTGGTTTCTCTGGGTCTTTCATTTTGACTCATTTAAAGTTTAGCAGACTAAGGCTTTGCAGCTGACTTAGCAATTGTCTTGTGCTTTAAGTTGAGCACATGCCCAGCACACCGTAGTTTGCTGAACCTGGAGCTCAGCTGTTGGTAAGGTAGCATTGCTCTGATCAGTACAGGATGTGgtcaaatttcatttttcttacagGTTTCTCGTAAGAAAGGGAGAATTTTCATTTTGTGCTACTAGGTTATAGTGGTTAATCACAGTAATCAAAGGTCAGTCCTGCTTACCTAAAATGCCATTTATCAAGCGCATTGATTTCACTACATGAACGTTTGAGATTACAGGTTACTGACAGAACATTTCAAATCACAGTTTGCTAGAAAAAGGTCTAATGGTAATAAtattaggatttatttttgtaattacgGTGAACAGGACTCCTGATAGAGCAGCTTGTTTCTTACGTAAAATGCACTAAAGTAATAGACAGGGGTCAGGtcacaggaagaaaaggcagtTGTACTTCTCCAGCCCCTACTAATAAAATGAACTGCCACTTCAGCTGCCAAAATGAGTGGTTGACATGTTATTACTGTGCTGAGTAGGTGTGCTGTTCTTATGTTGACATTCAAAATACAGTCATGACATCGTGCGAAGTCCATGTTGATTCTTGAGGCTGGTTCCATCCTACCAATAGAACAGGGAGTGGGAGGAAGTTGTGATATTTCAGTACTAAAATTAAGTCATCTTTCTCACTGAACTGCATAGCCCCGCAAatgcccttccctctcctttaCTTGACTAAATGGTTATGGTTTATGTTGACATTTAAAGCATCACTATTTGATGCCTGAGCAGACAGCTCTCTGAGATGACAGGAACAATTCACATCTCTTGGAGCTATTTGACAAATATCTCTGTGAACTCCTTCACCTACAGTCAAGTCACCATTCTTAGTTTTTGTTTCCAAACAAAacctatgtattttatttttttaagaaagtttatATTCCAGAGATGTCACTAACCCCGGGGGTATGTTCTTGCAAATAAAGGCACTTCCAACTTGCTTCTCAACCTTGCACAGGACGTTAAAGTGAGCAGAGAGGTTATTACATTGTCACTATTCTGGGACTTCTAAGGATTGAGAAAACCAACTGATGTGTGGAAAACaatataaaacatatttctaAGCAAACACATAGTATGACTGGTGCAGCCTAATTctcatttcctctttccttcacagTTTTTGAGTAAACCTCCCAGTGGTGCGCAGTTTTTTTCTCCACTCCCACAAGAAGAGCATCTTTTTTATGACAAGCTAACTGTCATTTCGGAAGAATCCAAAAATAACAGTGATGAGACTGGGGATGAGGCCAGCAAGACAACAGAGCACCTTCAGGACTCTGAACAAGAAGATTCTGATTCAAGAATAGTACCAGCTTCAGAAAAGGCCTAAATGCACTCCTCGTACTTCACTCggaccaaaagaaaaacaaatgggctgttgagtttattttcttattgctgCATTCTTAAGACAGTAAAAATTCATATGCGAAGATGTATACACAGACTTTTCAGAGaatcatattatttttttaaagtacaaaaaacTTGACTATAAATGAGGAATTATATGATACGTAATTTTTGCCACTGTTTGTAGTGGCTTACTGTTAAGTTGTAGCAATACCTTGGACTGTATtacaacattaatttaaaaagcaattatatATATAATACTAGTTAATTTAACTTTGATGAACTATTTATTGCAAAAGCTAATCAAAATGATATGTTGTATAAGGTTTGTAAAAGAAAATCACGTTTTGTAAAGAAAGACCTGATCTGACTTATTTTTTATAATGAGAAATTGTATGTATTTCTTAAGGATGTCCCTCCTGGTGTAATCTTTCTATTGAATATTTTTTTACCTGGTGCAAAACTGTAAAGCTATCATGATGGTGTGAACTTGGTATGAATAAACCAAACACAAATATTCAGTGTGTTTTGCATTGCAAGGTGTTGCTCATACTTCATCGCTAAGAATAATGGGAACATACCAGTGCACTGCCAGATAGCCCTGTATGTTCAGGTATTGCTCAATCCCCTGAGCTTCTGCGCTGCATTTTCTATGGCTAATTAAATTTTGCCTACCTGGTCCAGAGTCCACTGAAGTCTGTGGAAAACTTCGCAGCTAAAGTGGGAGTTAAAAAGTAGGTTCATTTTATTTATCTACTGATACATATTCTTAATTCAAAAAATGTAAATCCGGGTTGATGTGGCTCCCATGCTACCTAATACAATCTCGCCTGCGTAGCCATGTTCATGCATACGAAGGTTATGTCCACACCAACATTGGGGCATAAAGTGTGACCTTTGCACTGTGCGCTAATTTTGAGAGTGACGCCATTTTTTTGGTATGTATTATTACATGAAAATGAGagtgaaaaattaaattctgtcaGCAAAAGTAACTTGCCATGAAAGAAGTTGTGTGCAAATCATAACTTGACGTGGGAGTTGCAAATGTTTTTGCTATGGTTTTGAGGTTTGTTActtaatttgtaaatatttacttcTTGGGAATTGCTGCAGGCAGAAAATGTAAGGAGAGCAGGCGTTGATTCTTTGTACCACCCAGCTATATGTAATCTGCACATGTTTCTTCTGcacttttaaattttcattatattCTGGTTTAACATGGGATATGGAAAAAATAGGGAAGCattttcactttggtttttttaaggcattttttttcaCTGGTGCTTTTCTTCACCTTTCACCAAAGGTACACTGTGAGTGCTGATCCTAATGAAGGCCGATGTCCTGTGTCTGGTATACCTCCTCACTGTAAAAATTCAGTTCCCTGTGTGTTCCCTATCTCTTCTTCCGCAGTAGCAGCTTCTTTTTTTGGCTTTCAGGAAGGCATAAAACACATAGCATAGCTCAGATGATCAGTGCATGTGCTAGTTGGCTGGCCAGCTGCTGTCAGAAGAGAAGAGGGTTGAGATTTCCCTGCCTTTTCCTCACGCTTTTAGTAGAGCTGCTTTCATCTATCCACTGGCTGATTTTCACAGAAGAGCAGGAAGTTACTGTCCATCAAATGTGGCTGAAATCAGTCAGCTGGTTCAAAGGTTATGATGAGGGCACAGATAAGGCAGTCCCCATGTGCTGTGCCACTTCATTACAGGTTCATTGGTAAGCCGGattgggggagagagagaaaaaaataatcttggctATGCAGAGATAGTCTTTTTAGATTAAAGCAGGAAGAATGTGTGCAAGAACATGGTCTCTGAAACTCTGAGAGGTTGAGTTCCCCCTTTTAAAAAGAGGAAGCGTTTCCCCTCCTGTCTTTGCCAAAACCAATTGTATTACCAcatgggaggagagggaaagactGTTCTCAGAATACTGCTTCCTCTTTCAACACATCCAACCACGTGGGGAAAGGAAGGATTTGTCCTGACCGCTTTGTTTGTCTAACTTTTGTATGATATGGAGCGTGGTGTCTTTAAATAGCTGTTTTAAGTTTATGTGAGCCCATCTTTAACCTACTTTCTATCGTCAAAAAGCCTTTATATAGTgaattccaaaatgaaaaaattattaagaTTCCAGCTGCACTGCAACTAGCATGAAATAGGAATGAATTTTCCCCAACTCTGCATCGCAACAGGTTGCCAAAGTTTCCAGAAAGTCCAGAGACCTGTACAATCCTAGCAAAGGTTCAACCCTCAATCATACGGTGCTCCAGTTTTCTGAGGACATCAAGCTGGCAGAGCTATTAGACTACTCCGTTGCTAGTGTTACTCTAATGCAGATAACTTGGTAAACAAAGTTAGGAGATTGTATGCcacacagaacagaaatgaaggctCCAATGcagaatatatttaataaagaTCATCCTGAAAGGGCAGAAAGGCATTCTGTGAAATCCAGATTCAATTATCTGGTGCCAGAAGTCTTATTTCATGTAGAGCTAACCTTGTAGCCAGGGCATCCTCTAACACTGATGTCTGCTTGCTTGTCTGCTCTCCCTTCAGTCATGCAAGCATCCAGCGTGTGCATTTGTGCAGTGTAGCAAAGCATCATTTGTATTCCTGTTTATAAAGGAATTCAAAAGTAATGTTAAATAATGATTTGACCTTGTGGAGGACTGTGATTAATGCTTCACTGCTGACTTCTCACCTCAGGTTAAATCGCTTAGCTGCATTGTCCTTATATTTCCCTCAGCTCTTAAATTAGGATTATGGTATGCGGACACCACAGTGATGGGAGAGACAGAAGCCCCCTCAGTAAGCAGTTGGACATCACATGCGTAATGACAGAGCAAGCAGGGGAGGGGTAAGGCCCGTAGCTCACGTGTACAGCACCTGAGAAACCTCAGCGAGGCTGTTCAACGCCCTGTGAGGAGGACAGGGGAAGCTGTATGTTCAGTGACTGTTAGAAGGCAGATTTAGCTCGATGCACCAGGCAAGGCATTTCTTGGATGACTCCTATTTCCTTTGCTAAATTTCACTCTTCTGACCTCAGAAGAGGGTTTATGACTAAAAAGACGGTGGTAAGCTGTACTTCAGAGCTCCTAGATGTGGTGCTCATTGAGACCTGACTTGCAGTAAACGTGGAGCGTGTTCACCTCCAGGCATGATCCACATCAGTTGAAGGAACCTGCCACAGACAAACAAGGTTCTTCCTCCACACATAGAAGGAACTTTAGGTCAAATTTCATGAAGTGCAACAGGGATAGGAAGAATCCACAGCGCTATGGAAAGGAAAAGCCCAGCTCATTTTTCGCTTCTGACTTCTCACCTCTGACATGTTTTGTTCACCTCATTTCGTATTAACCTGACTAAAACTCAGCTAAGCCATTAATGTCTACAGCTTTTGCTCACACATCGCTACACAACTGTTCttggggatttggggtttttccagCATTTTGTTATTTAATAGGCTAAGACCCAGTAAATCAGTTACAGTTAGATAAAAGGACTAAGTGACAAGGGGTGATGAGGTATTCAGAAGCTCCAATTCTAGCCCCATAAGGCCAATTCCCCGGGCTCTCCCAAGACAGTAGCTCCTTCAGAAGGCAACTGCCTGGGATTCTTCTCTGGAAGAGCATCTCTTTCCTTGACGACTGTCACGGTCTACTCAGTGGACTCCTGATGGTTCGTTTGCTACAATctcgaaagtgcaaaattaaggtgaccaacaccaaaggggatagcaggaatcacacagtaaaactttattgtattgcctgtgaggaggcacGCAATAGTTAGAGAcgggtgaaagaaaggagaaaagtaaagttaagtttagagagaggagaaagagaggttatagCTACCACCGCTGATCTCACGACGTCCTAACAGTCCCGGGTCCAGCTGGTGCTGCATCGTTGATTGTTgtggtccttggtggggaagCTTCAACCTTCCattgttcagaagtcatcttttttgcttagtaacacaccttgctccacctctgcctcaggagtctctgcccttctcagaatacaatCATCATATCTCCacccttctcagaatacaattatcatatctACGCCCTTCTCGAGTGAGGCTATCACGCAGGCACGGGGTCAGTGTCTGAGGCGTGGTAAATCTTGGAGGCGGGCAGCCTtcgaccaggaggtgtgttttggtatcataatgaagcaaagttcgtctaaagttcatgatttcttcatcgatgttatggcaacagttgcaatccatcctttttgacagtagctatgcGGTTATCTCTAACGGTtccagccaggtaccttccaggaacCTTGTACCGCACATTCCATCCTTGGGACTGGCCACTGCGCTCCAAAGAGGCCGTTGTCAGGTAGCATACTGTTCATGTTCCTGACgacaatgttgagacaatgctgattttctgaccgaCTCTTACAACGACTACAGAGAAAACCTAGGCTGCTTTTTCCTCTTAGGCAAAGTTAGTTCATACAAATAAATACCTCTTGGACATCTTGTATTCCTTCTTTCTGCCCTGCAGAGAAGTCAGGAATCTAGTTGTGACTGGCACTGAGGCTGGGCATGGCTAAGGTCATCTATTGCAGTGCCACTTGAGAGGAATTAAagctgacttttatttttaaaggtcaaCCTTTCCTACGAGCTCCTAAAAgcagtccagatttttttcttcagacaaaCCTGCAGTCTGGTTTGCTTCAGAAGTCTTCCTGTTCCAGACTGAGTCCTCACAGGAAACCGTTTGTAGGTGAGAACCCTCTTCTTCAGCCACAAAAGCCACAGCTTCACTGGAATGTGTAAAATGAGCCAACAGGCCTGGGGACAAGGTGCAGCCTGTACCCAAATGGGCCGCATGGCCCCACAGGTAGCCCAGGCAGTACAGGGCACCTAGTGCCTCTTCAAAGAAGAGTTGATCTTCCAGAGTGGAGCTTGTGGAGAATACgatgaaaataaatcaataaaacagGCGAACTT is part of the Accipiter gentilis chromosome 32, bAccGen1.1, whole genome shotgun sequence genome and encodes:
- the IL10RB gene encoding interleukin-10 receptor subunit beta — protein: MAAALRCALCSCLLLCVSGIVPKPQNARIISVNLRSTLQWDAPRFHKGNISYTVQSKSINFPGDTYENVSTNLRLTECDVSSLSAYGDYVLQVRAESENNHSDWATVRFKPMDDTVIGPPDVKVKSESGSLHVDFIGPFVEHEHDRWPLKQYYGSWNYRILYWKKGSNTEVTHIDTKHNSEILSQLEPWTIYCIQVQAVIPEWNKTGELSRELCEQTTHNGVTPVWIIVAVLIGSMLVVVISVPVCFFSFLYLYRLAKHVFCPSYIFPQHLKEFLSKPPSGAQFFSPLPQEEHLFYDKLTVISEESKNNSDETGDEASKTTEHLQDSEQEDSDSRIVPASEKA